The following are encoded together in the Calditrichota bacterium genome:
- a CDS encoding PorV/PorQ family protein, producing MNRVKFFSVVILIMGMMGGILLGGETLFAQEFDPHGRAYKTDVSRSGTSAGTMLEIGVGARAEALGGAFASIANDPSALYWNPAGITQIPSVSAQFMRLNWFVGTTFNAFDMVVPIMPINWALGFHLAMLDYGEAPVRTVFRPEGTGEVYTARDMVAGLYLAMAITDRISAGLGAKYFYERIWHEKGSTIALDLSILYKTPVKGLRLGGTISNFGTEFSLHGRDLTRVMDVDGRKDRFFNNDEVPVDMVTEGYPLPLLFRFGISYDWVLSEKNSFTFAVDANHPSDNTESLNMGVEFKTFNSIFLRAGYQSLFERGASNGLCLGAGFVYRILGQAVITVDYAWSDWSIMQSVNRFTIGISGY from the coding sequence ATGAATCGCGTAAAATTTTTCTCGGTCGTAATCCTAATCATGGGAATGATGGGAGGAATTCTCCTCGGCGGGGAAACCCTCTTTGCCCAGGAATTTGATCCTCATGGACGTGCTTACAAAACCGATGTCTCCCGCAGTGGAACCTCTGCCGGAACCATGCTGGAGATTGGTGTAGGTGCCCGGGCCGAAGCACTGGGTGGGGCATTTGCCTCCATTGCAAACGATCCGTCGGCTCTCTATTGGAATCCTGCCGGAATTACTCAGATTCCTTCCGTGTCGGCCCAATTTATGAGACTGAACTGGTTTGTCGGCACCACCTTTAATGCCTTCGATATGGTGGTCCCCATTATGCCGATTAATTGGGCGCTGGGTTTTCACCTGGCCATGCTGGATTATGGCGAAGCACCCGTGCGGACGGTTTTTCGCCCCGAAGGAACCGGCGAGGTCTACACCGCCCGGGACATGGTTGCCGGACTGTACCTGGCCATGGCCATTACCGATCGGATTTCAGCCGGATTGGGGGCCAAATATTTTTATGAACGCATCTGGCATGAAAAGGGCTCAACCATTGCCCTTGATCTGTCCATCCTCTACAAAACGCCGGTAAAGGGACTGCGGCTGGGGGGAACCATCAGTAACTTTGGGACCGAGTTTTCTCTGCACGGTCGTGATTTAACCCGCGTAATGGATGTGGATGGACGCAAGGACCGCTTTTTCAACAACGATGAGGTTCCCGTGGACATGGTGACCGAAGGCTATCCGCTTCCCCTGTTGTTTCGATTCGGGATTTCCTACGACTGGGTCCTGAGTGAGAAAAACTCCTTCACCTTTGCCGTGGATGCCAATCACCCCAGCGATAACACGGAAAGTCTGAATATGGGTGTGGAATTCAAGACATTTAACAGCATTTTCCTTCGTGCCGGTTACCAATCCCTGTTTGAGCGGGGAGCCAGCAATGGATTGTGTCTGGGCGCGGGCTTTGTTTACAGGATTTTGGGCCAGGCGGTCATCACCGTGGATTATGCCTGGTCGGATTGGTCGATCATGCAATCGGTGAATCGCTTTACAATTGGAATCAGCGGGTATTAA